A DNA window from Ranitomeya imitator isolate aRanImi1 chromosome 2, aRanImi1.pri, whole genome shotgun sequence contains the following coding sequences:
- the LOC138663315 gene encoding oocyte zinc finger protein XlCOF6-like translates to MDMDRDKMAERILHLTLEILFRLTGEDYTVVKKTSSERCLDPVSEGWGRPLSPITGPPSHPLVNEDINDQRILELTYKMIELLTGEIPIRCQDVAVYFSMEEWEYLEGHKDVYKDVMMEVPQPLTSPDLSRKRTTPERCPRPLLPQDCKQEDPSVPQNHQGEDLTHINTTETYVRGDERCKEEIPTYDYPDDCIRRSEKQLTSSIFKSDDFGIPLDTIEVNAITPVIPSSLHSKDLSSNLLKQVLSSDSLATTKENHKISIKNKNTSKSRKPFSCTECGKCFTQKSDLVKHQRTHTGEKPFSCSKCGKCFNQKCHLVTHQRTHTEEKAFSCTECEKCFTQKSHFVKHQRTHTGEKPFSCSKCGKCFNQKCHLVRHQRTHTEEMAFSCSECGKCFKCKTNLNSHQRTHRPEKPFSCSECGKCFNYKYNLGIHQRTHTGEKAFSCTECGKCFTHKSPFVKHQITHTGEKPFSCSECGKCFNYKYNLGIHQRTHTGEKAFSCTECGKCFTQKSDLVKHQRTHTGEKPFSCSKCGKCFNQKCHLVTHQRTHTEEKAFSCSECGKCFKCKTNLNSHQRTHRPEKYFSCSECGKCFNWRMNLDRHQRTHRGEKPFLCSECGKSFTEKTNLIQHQRTHTGEKPFSCSECGKCFTKKSALVRHQKTHTGKKYFSC, encoded by the exons atggatatggacagagacaagatggcggagaggatattacacctcaccctagagatcctcttccggcttactggagag gattacacagtagtgaagaagacctctagtgagcgctgtctggaccctgtgtctgagggatggggaagaccgctgagcccaatcacggggcctccatctCATCCCCTGGTAAATGAGGATATCAATGACCAgaggatcctagaactcacctacaagatgattgagctgctgactggagag attcctataagatgtcaggatgtcgctgtctatttctccatggaggagtgggagtatttagaaggacacaaagatgtaTACAAagatgtcatgatggaggttccccagcccctcacatcaccag atctatccagaaagaggacaacaccagagagatgtccccgtcctcttcttccacaggactgtaaacaagaagatcccagtgttcctcagaatcatcag ggtgaagatctgacccatattaatactacagagacatatgtgaggggtgatgagcggtgtaaagaggagattcctacatatgactacccag ATGACTGTATCCGGAGATCAGAgaaacagctgacatcttcaatttttaaatcagatgattttGGGATACCACTGGATACAATTGAAGTTAATGCCATTACTCCagttataccatcatcccttcacagcaaagatctctcATCTAATcttttgaaacaggtcctgtcttctgattcattagcgACAACTAAGGAaaatcacaaaataagcattaaaaacaaAAATACTTCTAAATCAAGGAAGCCtttttcatgtacagaatgtgggaaatgttttacacagaaatcagatttggttaagcaccagagaactcacacaggggagaagccattttcatgttcaaaatgtggtaaatgttttaaccagaaatgccatcttgttacacatcaaagaacccacacagaGGAGAAGGCTTTTTCATgcacagaatgtgagaaatgttttacacagaaatcacattttgttaagcaccagagaactcacacaggggagaagcctttttcatgttcaaaatgtggtaaatgttttaaccagaaatgccatcttgttagacaccaaagaacccacacagaggAGAtggctttttcatgttcagaatgtgggaaatgttttaaatgcaaAACAAATCTTaatagccaccagagaacccacagaccagagaagcctttttcatgttcagaatgtgggaaatgttttaactacaAATACAATCTTGGTattcaccaaagaacccacacaggggagaaggctttttcatgtacagaatgtgggaaatgttttacacacaaATCACCTTTTGTTAAGCAccagataactcacacaggggagaaaccattttcatgttcagaatgtgggaaatgttttaactacaAATACAATCTTGgtatacaccaaagaacccacacaggggagaaggctttttcatgtacagaatgtgggaaatgttttacacagaaatcagatttggttaagcaccagagaactcacacaggggagaagccattttcatgttcaaaatgtggtaaatgttttaaccagaaatgccatcttgttacacatcaaagaacccacacagaggagaaggctttttcatgttcagaatgtgggaaatgttttaaatgcaaAACAAATCTTaatagccaccagagaacccacagacCAGAGAAgtatttttcttgttcagaatgtgggaaatgttttaactggagaATGAATCTTGAtcgccaccagagaacccacagaggggagaaaccttttttatgttcagaatgtggaaaaagttttacagagaaaacaaatcttatccaacatcagagaactcacacaggggagaaacctttttcatgttcagaatgtgggaaatgttttacgaagaaatcagctttggttaggcaccagaaaacccacacagggaagAAATATTTTTCTTGttaa